ACATGCGGCTATCCCCCACAGGTCCGGTCGAGCAAATCATCAGTAACCTCCATTAAAAGCAACGGTTCCAACGCAGTATCCGCCACCGCATCGACAAATGCAGCCCGCGTTTCCGGATCGTCGTAGACCATTTTCGCGTCAAAGGCGCGTTGCCATGTCTGCCGATCGGGCCATTCGGCCACACCGATAAAACGCCCGCCGCCATCTGCCAGTGCCTCGTAATGCAGGCGCGAACCGAGTGAGCCGTATATTGCGCGGATCCGCTCGGTTCCCCGGCACCACGCCGCACGAAACTGCGCCTCCTTGCCGGGATGCACCCTCCACCAGTAAGCCGCCACGAACATGCCCTGCTCCTTTCCCCATACCAACGCGGGAAACGGCAGGGGGTGCCGGATCAAAGGTGCGGGGGCGCTTCCTCCGCAGGCACATCGTCCCCGCCGATCAGCGCCATGATTTCCGCGCGCGAACCGTTCCAGCCCGGCGTGTCGAGCCGTTCCAGCGCAGAGCGCACCCGATCCGCATAAGCGCCCCCATGCGGATTGTAGGCGATGGGACCGAGATTGGCCCGCGCGCGCGCCCAGTCGCCCGCCCCGATCTGCTGCATGGCGAGCGTCATGCGCAGACCGTAGTCAAACGGGGCCAGTTCCACCGCGCGTTCCAGCCCATGGATCGCGACATCGGGGGGTGTCGTGCCCTGTTCCACAAACCCGCGATAATAGTAGTAGAGCGGCAGCGGATGATCGTTTTCGAGCTTGTTGAGCGCGATGAACGGCTTGCGCGCATCCTGGAATGTCACGCCCTTGCCCCCGTCGCCCGCCATGCGGAACAGGGCATAGCCCTTCTGGACATAGGCGTTCACCCGTTTGGGATCGATTGCCAGCGCGGCATCGGCGGCGGCAATCGCGGCCTGATCGTTGCCCGCATCGAATTCCGCTTCGGCCAGTGCGGTCTGCACTGCGGCATCGGCAGGATAGCGTGCGGCAATTTCCCGCACCGGCGGGACGACCTTGTCCGCCATTTCCGGCGTCACCCCCACGCGCGAGCGGATGACATAGGGCATGACTTCCCCTTCGCCTTCGCCCAGCGCGCGGACCGCGATCGGCCCGGTTTTCAGTTTATCGGGCGGAAGCCGGAGAGTCATGATGCTGCTGCGGGCGAGATAGCGATCCAGTTCCTTTTCCAGCACCTTGAAATCGCCGAAGGCTTCCAGCCCGGCTTCGCGCGGCTTTTTCCCGCGGACCAGAAGATCATAGTACGTTTTCAGCTTTTCCCCCTGCCCGGGTTCAGACTGGAGATAGTGATAAAACAGCCAGCTCTTGCCGTAGAAGGCATCGTGCATGCCCGACTGTTTCTTCTGCCGCACCGCCGGGTCGAGCAGTTCTTCCACGGTCACATCCCGGCTGTAGCTCAGTTCCCCTGCGCGGTGATAGGCGGGCATCCCGATCTTGATATGGCCATCGCGTTCAAACGATGCAGAGGAATAGTATTCCGCGCTGCCTTCGGTCAGCCAGCTCGGCACCGGGAACGTGCTGCTCGCAATCATGAAATGGTGCGCATATTCGTGCAGCAATGCGATCATCGAAAAGTCGAGCTTTTCGCCGCCCGGGGTGATGCGCGAAACCACGGCGATCGATCCGCCCGCGCGAGGCCGGTAAAACCCGGCGACCAGCGCATTGTCCCCTTCCATCAGGGCCCGCACCTGCCGCCCGCTGCCCACGACATAGACCGTGACCCGGTTCGAAGGGCTGGGCACCAATGTGTTCGCCCCCGTCAGGAACACCATCGCCGCATGGAAGCTTTCGAGCTGTTCGGAGAATTTGCGGACGCTGGCTTCGCTGGCCTCGGCATAGACCACG
This genomic window from Caenibius tardaugens NBRC 16725 contains:
- a CDS encoding antibiotic biosynthesis monooxygenase family protein, which encodes MFVAAYWWRVHPGKEAQFRAAWCRGTERIRAIYGSLGSRLHYEALADGGGRFIGVAEWPDRQTWQRAFDAKMVYDDPETRAAFVDAVADTALEPLLLMEVTDDLLDRTCGG